In a genomic window of Variovorax paradoxus:
- the secY gene encoding preprotein translocase subunit SecY: protein MATNAATIAKTGKFGDLRRRLVFLLLALVVYRIGAHIPVPGINPDQLAALFQGQQGGILSLFNMFSGGALSRFTVFALGIMPYISASIIMQLMTYVLPSFEQLKKEGEAGRRKITQYTRYGALGLALFQSFSIAVALESSAGLVISPGFGFRITAMVSLTAGSMFLMWLGEQITERGLGNGISILIFAGIAAGLPNAIGGLLELVRTGAMNVIIALFIVAVVVLVTYFVVFVERGQRKILVNYARRQVGNKVYGGQSSHLPLKLNMAGVIPPIFASSIILLPATVVGWFSTGEGGFRWIKDVASALRPGEPIYVLLYAAAIVFFCFFYTALVFNSRETADNLKKSGAFIPGIRPGDQTARYIDKILVRLTLAGAVYITFVCLLPEFLILKYNVPFYFGGTSLLIIVVVTMDFMAQVQNYMMSQQYESLLKKANFKTS from the coding sequence GTGGCAACTAACGCGGCAACGATCGCAAAGACGGGCAAGTTCGGCGACCTGCGTCGCCGGCTGGTCTTCTTGCTGCTCGCGCTCGTGGTCTACCGGATCGGCGCGCACATTCCCGTGCCCGGCATCAACCCCGACCAGCTCGCGGCGTTGTTCCAGGGGCAGCAGGGCGGCATCCTGAGCCTGTTCAACATGTTCTCGGGTGGCGCGCTGTCGCGTTTCACGGTGTTTGCGCTGGGGATCATGCCGTACATCTCGGCGTCGATCATCATGCAGCTGATGACCTACGTGCTTCCGAGCTTCGAGCAATTGAAGAAGGAAGGCGAGGCGGGCCGTCGCAAGATCACGCAGTACACCCGTTACGGTGCACTGGGTCTGGCGCTGTTCCAGTCGTTCAGCATCGCGGTGGCGCTCGAGTCGTCGGCCGGCCTGGTGATCTCGCCCGGCTTCGGCTTCCGCATCACCGCCATGGTGAGCCTGACGGCAGGTTCGATGTTCCTGATGTGGCTCGGCGAGCAGATCACCGAACGCGGCCTGGGCAACGGCATCTCGATCCTGATCTTCGCGGGTATCGCCGCCGGTCTGCCGAACGCCATCGGCGGTCTGCTGGAGCTGGTGCGTACCGGCGCCATGAACGTGATCATCGCGCTGTTCATCGTCGCGGTGGTGGTGCTGGTCACCTACTTCGTGGTGTTCGTCGAACGCGGCCAACGCAAGATCCTCGTGAACTATGCGCGGCGCCAGGTCGGCAACAAGGTGTATGGCGGCCAGTCGTCGCACCTGCCGCTGAAGCTGAACATGGCCGGTGTGATTCCGCCGATCTTCGCGTCCTCGATCATTCTGCTGCCGGCAACGGTGGTGGGCTGGTTCAGCACCGGCGAAGGCGGGTTCCGCTGGATCAAGGACGTGGCGAGCGCTCTGCGCCCGGGCGAGCCGATCTACGTGCTGCTGTATGCCGCCGCGATCGTGTTCTTCTGCTTCTTCTATACGGCCCTCGTGTTCAACAGCCGCGAGACCGCCGACAACCTGAAGAAGAGCGGTGCGTTCATTCCGGGCATCCGCCCGGGTGACCAGACGGCACGCTACATCGACAAGATCCTGGTTCGCCTGACGTTGGCCGGCGCGGTGTACATCACCTTCGTCTGTCTGCTGCCCGAGTTCCTGATCCTGAAGTACAACGTCCCGTTCTACTTCGGTGGTACCTCCCTGTTGATCATCGTGGTCGTCACGATGGACTTCATGGCCCAGGTGCAGAACTACATGATGTCCCAGCAGTACGAGTCGCTGCTGAAGAAGGCCAATTTCAAGACTTCGTAA
- the rplF gene encoding 50S ribosomal protein L6, with the protein MSRVGKSPVAIPQGVDVQIKEDQISVKGTGGSLSLARNALVNVVSKDGKLSFEPANDSREANAMSGTIRQLVNNMVVGVTKGFEKKLNLVGVGYKAAAQGAKLNLQVGYSHPVNIDMPQGITVATATPTEIVIKGADRQRVGQVAAEIRAVRPPEPYKGKGIRYADEKIVIKETKKK; encoded by the coding sequence ATGTCCCGAGTAGGAAAATCGCCGGTCGCCATCCCCCAAGGCGTGGATGTGCAGATCAAGGAAGACCAGATTAGCGTCAAGGGCACGGGCGGTTCGCTCAGCCTCGCGCGCAACGCACTGGTCAACGTCGTCAGCAAGGACGGCAAGCTGAGCTTCGAGCCGGCCAACGACTCGCGTGAAGCCAACGCGATGAGCGGCACGATTCGTCAGCTCGTGAACAACATGGTGGTCGGTGTGACCAAGGGCTTCGAGAAGAAGCTCAACCTGGTCGGCGTGGGCTACAAGGCCGCCGCCCAAGGTGCCAAGTTGAACCTGCAAGTCGGTTACTCGCACCCGGTCAACATCGACATGCCGCAAGGCATCACGGTGGCCACCGCGACCCCGACCGAAATCGTGATCAAGGGTGCCGATCGCCAGCGCGTCGGCCAAGTGGCCGCTGAGATCCGTGCCGTTCGTCCGCCCGAGCCCTACAAGGGCAAGGGTATCCGTTATGCGGACGAGAAGATCGTGATCAAAGAGACCAAGAAGAAGTAA
- the rplO gene encoding 50S ribosomal protein L15 has protein sequence MELNGIKPADGAKHAKRRVGRGIGSGIGKTAGRGHKGQKSRAGGFHKVGFEGGQMPLQRRLPKRGFKSQTLKFNAEVTLAALEQLGLAEVDVLALKQAGLVGQLAKVVKIIKTGELTKAVKLTGVGATAGAKAAIEAAGGSVA, from the coding sequence ATGGAACTCAATGGCATCAAGCCGGCGGATGGCGCCAAGCACGCCAAGCGCCGCGTTGGCCGCGGTATCGGCTCCGGCATCGGCAAGACCGCGGGTCGCGGTCACAAGGGCCAGAAGTCGCGCGCAGGCGGTTTCCACAAGGTCGGCTTCGAAGGCGGTCAAATGCCGCTGCAGCGTCGCCTGCCGAAGCGTGGCTTCAAGTCGCAGACGCTCAAGTTCAACGCCGAAGTCACGCTGGCTGCTCTCGAGCAGCTCGGCCTGGCCGAAGTCGATGTGCTCGCCCTGAAGCAAGCCGGCCTCGTGGGCCAGCTCGCCAAGGTGGTGAAGATCATCAAGACCGGCGAACTCACCAAGGCCGTCAAGCTGACGGGCGTCGGCGCCACCGCTGGTGCCAAGGCCGCGATCGAAGCGGCCGGCGGCAGCGTCGCCTGA
- the rplQ gene encoding 50S ribosomal protein L17, translating to MRHGHGLRKLNRTSSHRLAMLQNMMNSLIEHEVIKTTVPKAKELRRVIEPMITLAKKPTVANKRLAFDRLRSRDSVVKLFGELGPRFAARPGGYTRILKMGFRVGDNAPMALVELVDRPEVSEVSATEQNAAE from the coding sequence ATGCGTCACGGACACGGACTCCGCAAACTCAACCGCACCAGCTCGCACCGCCTCGCGATGCTGCAGAACATGATGAACTCGCTCATCGAGCACGAAGTCATCAAGACCACGGTCCCCAAGGCCAAGGAACTGCGCCGCGTCATCGAGCCGATGATCACGCTCGCCAAGAAGCCCACCGTCGCCAACAAGCGCCTGGCCTTCGACCGCCTGCGCAGCCGCGACTCCGTCGTCAAGCTGTTCGGCGAACTGGGCCCGCGCTTCGCCGCGCGTCCCGGTGGCTACACCCGCATCCTCAAGATGGGTTTCCGCGTGGGCGACAACGCGCCGATGGCGCTGGTCGAACTCGTCGATCGCCCTGAAGTGAGCGAAGTTTCTGCCACCGAGCAGAACGCCGCGGAATAA
- a CDS encoding AMP-binding protein translates to MNTVTAPSAQVDRFVHDRLPPAAQLPVFRYDRPELQLPDRLNLVEELLDKAPAKGFGDRPLLRSPQGTLSYSQAAIEVNRIAQVLTEDLGLVPGNRVLLRGGNSVAMALAWLAVVKAGLIAVATMPLLRAKELGDIIEKSQPVAALCDGRLLDELVAAQQAHPVLADIVAFNRPDAPDSLSTRAAAKSGIFEACPTAADDIALLAFTSGTTGKPKAPVTTHRDVLAMCETWPRHVLRARPDDVVVGSPPLAFTFGLGGLLVFPMYAGASIYFPDAPFTPEGLVKLINEVGATICYTAPTFYRQMAPFVKQHGAPTLRISVSAGEALPDATRQLWKEATGLEMLDGIGGTEVFHIYISAAGDEVRRGAVGKAVPGFIAKVVDAEGNEVPRGTVGKLALQGPVGCRYLDDARQADYVKNGWNYPGDSFVQDDDGYFFYQARADDMIITAGYNVGGPEVEDALLKHPAVAECGVIGKPDADRGMIVKAFCVLKPGQTGDAGLVKALQDHVKATIAPFKYPREIEFVSVLPRTETGKLQRFKLRQTEDNRSTTS, encoded by the coding sequence ATGAACACCGTGACCGCTCCATCCGCCCAAGTCGACCGCTTCGTGCACGACCGGCTGCCGCCCGCGGCGCAGCTGCCGGTCTTTCGCTACGACCGGCCCGAACTGCAACTGCCCGACCGGCTCAACCTGGTCGAGGAACTGCTCGACAAGGCGCCCGCCAAGGGCTTCGGCGACCGGCCGCTGCTGCGCTCGCCGCAGGGCACGCTCAGCTATTCGCAGGCCGCCATCGAGGTCAACCGCATCGCACAGGTGCTGACCGAGGACCTGGGCCTGGTGCCCGGCAACCGCGTGCTGCTGCGCGGCGGCAACTCGGTGGCGATGGCGCTGGCCTGGCTCGCGGTGGTGAAGGCGGGACTGATCGCCGTCGCAACCATGCCGCTGCTGCGCGCCAAGGAGCTCGGCGACATCATCGAGAAGTCGCAGCCGGTGGCCGCGCTGTGCGACGGCCGCCTGCTCGACGAGCTGGTGGCCGCGCAGCAGGCGCACCCGGTGCTCGCCGACATCGTCGCCTTCAACCGGCCCGATGCGCCCGATTCGCTGTCGACACGTGCGGCCGCCAAGAGCGGCATCTTCGAGGCCTGCCCCACGGCGGCCGACGACATCGCGCTCTTGGCCTTCACCTCGGGCACCACGGGCAAGCCGAAGGCGCCCGTGACCACGCATCGCGACGTGCTCGCGATGTGCGAGACCTGGCCGCGCCACGTGCTGCGGGCGCGGCCCGACGACGTGGTGGTGGGCTCGCCGCCGCTGGCCTTCACCTTCGGGCTCGGCGGGCTGCTGGTGTTCCCGATGTACGCGGGCGCCTCGATCTACTTCCCCGACGCGCCCTTCACGCCCGAGGGCCTGGTGAAGCTGATCAACGAGGTCGGCGCGACCATCTGCTACACCGCGCCGACGTTCTACCGCCAGATGGCGCCGTTCGTGAAGCAGCACGGCGCGCCCACGCTGCGCATCAGCGTGAGCGCGGGCGAGGCCCTGCCCGATGCCACGCGCCAGCTCTGGAAGGAGGCCACCGGCCTCGAGATGCTCGACGGCATCGGCGGCACCGAGGTGTTCCACATCTACATCTCGGCCGCGGGCGACGAGGTGCGCCGCGGCGCCGTCGGCAAGGCCGTGCCGGGCTTCATCGCCAAGGTGGTCGATGCCGAGGGCAACGAGGTGCCGCGCGGCACGGTCGGCAAGCTGGCGCTGCAGGGCCCGGTGGGCTGCCGCTACCTCGACGACGCGCGGCAGGCCGACTACGTGAAGAACGGCTGGAACTATCCGGGCGATTCCTTCGTCCAGGACGACGACGGCTATTTCTTCTACCAGGCGCGCGCCGACGACATGATCATCACCGCCGGCTACAACGTCGGCGGCCCCGAGGTCGAGGATGCGCTGCTCAAGCATCCGGCCGTGGCCGAGTGCGGCGTGATCGGCAAGCCCGATGCCGACCGCGGCATGATCGTCAAGGCCTTCTGCGTGCTGAAGCCCGGACAGACCGGCGATGCCGGCCTCGTGAAGGCGCTGCAGGACCACGTGAAGGCCACGATCGCGCCGTTCAAGTACCCGCGCGAGATCGAGTTCGTGTCCGTGCTGCCACGCACCGAAACCGGCAAGCTGCAACGCTTCAAACTGAGACAAACCGAAGACAACAGGTCCACCACATCATGA
- the rplR gene encoding 50S ribosomal protein L18, with the protein MLTKKAQRLRRSRQTRIRIATQGVARLTVNRTNLHIYATVISGDGSKVLATASTAEAEVRTALGGSGKGGNTAAATAIGKRIAEKAKAAGVEKVAFDRAGFAYHGRVKALADAAREAGLQF; encoded by the coding sequence ATGTTGACCAAAAAAGCACAGCGTCTCCGCCGTTCGCGCCAGACCCGCATCCGCATCGCGACGCAGGGCGTGGCTCGCCTCACGGTGAACCGCACCAACCTGCACATCTACGCGACCGTCATCTCCGGCGACGGCTCGAAGGTGCTGGCCACGGCCTCCACCGCCGAAGCCGAAGTGCGTACCGCGCTCGGCGGCTCGGGCAAGGGTGGCAACACCGCTGCAGCCACCGCCATCGGCAAGCGCATCGCCGAAAAGGCGAAGGCCGCCGGCGTCGAGAAGGTTGCCTTCGACCGCGCAGGTTTCGCGTACCACGGCCGCGTCAAGGCGCTGGCCGATGCCGCCCGCGAAGCCGGCCTGCAGTTCTAA
- the rpmJ gene encoding 50S ribosomal protein L36, with the protein MRVSASVKTICRNCKIIRRKGVVRVICTDPRHKQRQG; encoded by the coding sequence ATGAGAGTTTCGGCTTCGGTCAAAACCATCTGCCGTAATTGCAAGATCATCCGCCGCAAGGGTGTGGTGCGCGTGATCTGTACCGACCCGCGCCACAAGCAGCGCCAGGGTTGA
- the rpsK gene encoding 30S ribosomal protein S11, with amino-acid sequence MAKAPANNAAQRVRKKVRKNVADGIAHVHASFNNTIITITDRQGNALSWASSGGQGFKGSRKSTPFAAQVASEVAGRAAVEQGIKNLDVEIKGPGPGRESSVRALAALGIRINSIADVTPVPHNGCRPQKRRRI; translated from the coding sequence ATGGCTAAAGCTCCTGCCAACAACGCCGCACAGCGCGTTCGCAAGAAGGTTCGCAAGAACGTTGCGGACGGCATCGCCCACGTGCACGCCTCGTTCAACAACACCATCATCACGATCACCGATCGCCAGGGCAACGCCCTGTCGTGGGCTTCGTCGGGTGGCCAGGGCTTCAAGGGCTCGCGCAAGTCGACCCCGTTCGCTGCGCAGGTCGCTTCGGAAGTGGCCGGCCGTGCTGCTGTCGAACAAGGCATCAAGAACCTCGACGTCGAGATCAAGGGCCCCGGCCCCGGTCGCGAATCGTCGGTGCGCGCACTGGCTGCGCTCGGCATCCGGATCAATTCCATTGCCGACGTGACGCCCGTTCCGCACAACGGCTGCCGCCCCCAGAAGCGTCGTCGCATCTGA
- the rpoA gene encoding DNA-directed RNA polymerase subunit alpha, translating into MQTTLLKPKTIQVEQLAANKAKVTLEPFERGYGHTLGNALRRVLLSSMVGYSATEVTIAGVLHEYSSIDGVQEDVVNILLNLKGVVFKLHNRDEVTLSLRKDGEGPVLASDIQTPHDVEIINPDHVIAHLSQGGKLDMQIKVEKGRGYVPGTMRRYADEPTKSIGRIVLDASFSPVKRVSYTVESARVEQRTDLDKLLVEIETNGAITAEDAVRASAKILVEQLAVFAQLEGGELAAFDAPAPRSAQQFDPILLRPVDELELTVRSANCLKAENIYYIGDLIQRTENELLKTPNLGRKSLNEIKEVLASRGLTLGMKLESWPPAGLDKR; encoded by the coding sequence ATGCAAACCACCCTGCTGAAACCCAAGACCATCCAGGTCGAGCAACTCGCGGCCAACAAGGCCAAGGTGACGCTCGAGCCTTTCGAGCGCGGCTACGGCCACACGCTCGGCAACGCGCTGCGTCGCGTGCTGCTGTCGTCCATGGTCGGTTATTCGGCCACCGAAGTCACGATCGCCGGCGTTCTGCACGAGTACTCGTCGATCGATGGCGTGCAGGAAGACGTCGTCAACATCCTGCTGAACCTCAAGGGCGTGGTGTTCAAGCTCCACAACCGCGATGAAGTCACGCTGAGCCTGCGCAAGGACGGCGAAGGCCCGGTCCTGGCATCGGACATCCAGACCCCGCACGACGTCGAGATCATCAATCCCGACCACGTGATCGCGCACCTGTCGCAAGGCGGCAAGCTCGACATGCAGATCAAGGTCGAGAAGGGCCGCGGCTACGTGCCCGGCACGATGCGCCGCTATGCCGACGAGCCGACCAAGTCGATCGGCCGCATCGTTCTCGATGCTTCGTTCTCGCCCGTGAAGCGCGTGAGCTACACCGTCGAAAGCGCCCGCGTCGAGCAGCGCACCGACCTCGACAAGCTGCTGGTCGAAATCGAGACCAACGGCGCGATCACCGCCGAAGACGCCGTGCGCGCCTCGGCCAAGATCCTGGTCGAGCAACTCGCCGTGTTCGCGCAGCTCGAAGGTGGCGAACTGGCCGCGTTCGATGCCCCGGCACCGCGCAGCGCACAGCAGTTCGACCCGATCCTGCTGCGCCCGGTCGACGAGCTCGAGCTCACCGTGCGTTCGGCCAACTGCCTGAAGGCCGAAAACATCTACTACATCGGCGACCTGATCCAGCGTACCGAGAACGAGCTGCTCAAGACCCCGAACCTGGGGCGCAAGTCGCTCAACGAAATCAAGGAAGTGCTCGCCTCGCGCGGCCTGACCCTGGGTATGAAGCTCGAAAGCTGGCCGCCGGCCGGCCTCGACAAGCGTTGA
- the rpsM gene encoding 30S ribosomal protein S13 has product MARIAGINIPPHKHAEIGLTAIFGIGRTRARQICEASGIEYSKKIKDLTDADLEKIRDQIALFTIEGDLRRETTMNIKRLMDIGCYRGFRHRRGLPMRGQRTRTNARTRKGPRKAAQSLKK; this is encoded by the coding sequence ATGGCACGTATTGCTGGCATCAACATTCCGCCGCACAAGCACGCTGAGATCGGCCTGACCGCCATCTTCGGTATCGGTCGCACCCGCGCCCGTCAAATCTGCGAAGCGAGCGGCATCGAATATTCGAAGAAGATCAAGGATCTGACCGACGCCGATCTCGAGAAGATCCGCGACCAGATCGCCTTGTTCACGATCGAAGGCGACCTGCGCCGCGAGACGACGATGAACATCAAGCGCTTGATGGACATCGGCTGCTACCGCGGCTTCCGTCATCGTCGCGGCCTGCCGATGCGCGGCCAGCGCACGCGCACCAATGCCCGCACCCGCAAGGGTCCGCGCAAGGCTGCGCAGTCCCTGAAGAAGTAA
- the rpsD gene encoding 30S ribosomal protein S4 gives MARYLGPKAKLSRREGTDLFLKSARRSIQDKAKFDSKPGQHGRTSGQRTSDYGLQLREKQKVKRMYGVLEKQFRRYFEEADRRRGNTGANLLFLLESRLDNVVYRMGFGSTRAEARQLVSHKAITVNGQSVNIPSYLVKTGDVIAVREKSKKQNRIVEALQLAQQVGIPGWVDVNADKAEGTFKKVPDRDEFAADINESLIVELYSR, from the coding sequence GTGGCACGCTACCTCGGCCCCAAGGCCAAACTTTCCCGCCGCGAAGGCACCGACCTGTTCCTGAAGAGCGCCCGCCGCTCGATCCAGGACAAGGCCAAGTTCGACTCCAAGCCCGGCCAGCACGGCCGCACCTCGGGTCAGCGCACCTCGGACTACGGTCTGCAGCTGCGTGAGAAGCAGAAGGTCAAGCGCATGTACGGCGTGCTCGAGAAGCAGTTCCGCCGCTACTTCGAGGAAGCCGATCGCCGCCGTGGCAACACCGGCGCCAACCTGCTGTTCCTGCTCGAATCGCGCCTGGACAACGTCGTCTACCGCATGGGCTTCGGCTCGACCCGCGCCGAAGCGCGTCAGCTCGTGTCGCACAAGGCGATCACGGTGAACGGCCAGTCGGTCAACATCCCGTCGTACCTGGTCAAGACCGGCGACGTGATCGCCGTGCGCGAGAAGTCGAAGAAGCAGAACCGCATCGTCGAAGCGCTGCAACTCGCCCAGCAAGTCGGTATCCCCGGCTGGGTCGACGTGAATGCCGACAAGGCCGAAGGCACCTTCAAGAAGGTCCCGGATCGCGACGAGTTCGCTGCGGACATCAACGAATCGCTGATCGTCGAACTGTATTCGCGTTGA
- a CDS encoding RidA family protein, producing the protein MMIKLLQPPGWLPPKGYANGVAARGTMVFVGGQIGWNAQQQFESDDFIDQCGLALRNIVEVLREAGAGPEHMVRMTWYVVDRDEYSRRLAELGPVYRDAMGRNFPAMTCVQVAALVEPRAKIEIEVTAVVPD; encoded by the coding sequence ATCATGATCAAACTCTTGCAGCCTCCGGGCTGGTTGCCCCCCAAGGGCTATGCGAATGGCGTCGCCGCGCGCGGCACCATGGTGTTCGTCGGCGGACAGATCGGCTGGAATGCCCAGCAGCAGTTCGAGTCGGACGATTTCATCGACCAGTGCGGCCTGGCGCTGCGCAACATCGTCGAGGTGCTGCGCGAGGCCGGTGCCGGCCCCGAGCACATGGTGCGCATGACTTGGTACGTGGTCGACCGCGACGAGTACAGCCGCCGGCTCGCCGAGCTCGGCCCGGTGTACCGCGATGCGATGGGCCGCAACTTCCCGGCCATGACCTGCGTGCAGGTCGCGGCGCTGGTGGAGCCGCGCGCGAAGATCGAGATCGAGGTCACGGCGGTCGTGCCGGACTGA
- a CDS encoding acyl-CoA dehydrogenase family protein produces MAKIPAPPSTAHLALPFFDEAHRTLASDLLPWCAAQEVDERDDRAACREWVRRLGDGGWLRYAVPGSAGGALERLDSRALVLLRETLGYHSPLADFAFAMQGLGSGAITLAGTPEQQSRYLGAVGKGEKIAAFALSEPEAGSDVAAMAMRAEPTADGWRLDGSKTWISNGGIADFYCVFAKTDPAGGTRGITVFIVDASTPGLDTSEHIDVMAPHPLATLRFDDCVVPRDAQLGELNGGFKLAMRTLDIFRASVAGAALGMGRRALAEAISHAKNRRMFGQTLADFQLTQAKLGEMAALIDGAALLTYRAAWMRDEAEQRGGAPVGDVSAAAAMAKMAATENASRVIDMALQMHGGLGVKVGTKIEALYRDIRSLRIYEGATEVQQLIIGKSVLRG; encoded by the coding sequence ATGGCGAAGATCCCGGCTCCTCCTTCCACCGCGCACCTGGCGCTGCCTTTCTTCGACGAGGCGCACCGCACGCTCGCGAGCGACCTGCTGCCCTGGTGCGCCGCGCAGGAGGTCGACGAACGCGACGACCGCGCGGCCTGCCGCGAATGGGTGCGCCGCCTCGGCGACGGCGGCTGGCTGCGCTACGCGGTGCCCGGCAGCGCCGGCGGCGCGCTCGAGCGCCTCGATTCGCGCGCGCTGGTGCTGCTGCGCGAAACCCTCGGCTACCACTCGCCGCTGGCCGATTTCGCCTTCGCGATGCAGGGCCTGGGCAGCGGCGCGATCACGCTCGCGGGCACGCCCGAGCAGCAGTCGCGCTACCTCGGCGCGGTCGGCAAGGGCGAGAAGATCGCGGCCTTCGCGCTGAGCGAGCCCGAGGCAGGCTCGGACGTGGCCGCCATGGCCATGCGCGCCGAGCCCACGGCCGACGGCTGGCGCCTCGATGGCAGCAAGACCTGGATCAGCAACGGCGGCATCGCCGACTTCTACTGCGTGTTCGCCAAGACCGATCCCGCGGGCGGCACGCGCGGCATCACGGTGTTCATCGTCGATGCGAGCACGCCCGGCCTCGACACCTCCGAGCACATCGACGTGATGGCGCCGCATCCGCTGGCCACCCTGCGCTTCGACGACTGCGTGGTGCCGCGGGACGCGCAGCTCGGCGAACTCAACGGCGGCTTCAAGCTCGCGATGCGCACGCTCGACATCTTCCGCGCCTCGGTGGCCGGTGCCGCGCTCGGCATGGGCCGGCGCGCGCTGGCCGAGGCGATCTCGCATGCGAAGAACCGCCGCATGTTCGGCCAGACGCTGGCCGACTTCCAGCTCACGCAGGCCAAGCTCGGCGAGATGGCGGCGCTGATCGACGGCGCGGCGCTGCTGACCTACCGCGCGGCCTGGATGCGCGACGAGGCCGAGCAGCGCGGCGGCGCGCCGGTGGGCGACGTGTCGGCCGCGGCCGCGATGGCCAAGATGGCCGCGACCGAGAACGCCAGCCGCGTGATCGACATGGCGCTGCAGATGCATGGCGGCCTCGGCGTCAAGGTCGGCACCAAGATCGAGGCCCTCTACCGCGACATCCGTTCGCTGCGCATCTACGAGGGCGCGACGGAAGTGCAGCAACTGATCATCGGCAAATCCGTACTGCGGGGATGA
- the rpmD gene encoding 50S ribosomal protein L30, whose amino-acid sequence MTTQQQTLKVQLVKSPIGTKESHRATVRGLGLRKLNSVSELQDTPAVRGMINKISYLVKVL is encoded by the coding sequence ATGACGACGCAACAACAAACCCTGAAGGTGCAATTGGTCAAGAGCCCGATCGGCACCAAGGAATCGCACCGTGCCACCGTTCGTGGCCTGGGCCTGCGCAAGCTCAACAGCGTGAGCGAACTGCAGGACACCCCCGCGGTGCGCGGCATGATCAACAAGATCAGTTATCTGGTCAAAGTTCTGTAA
- the rpsE gene encoding 30S ribosomal protein S5 codes for MAKIQARTQNEGPEDGLREKMIAINRVTKVVKGGRILGFAALTVVGDGDGRVGMGKGKSKEVPAAVQKAMEEARRNLFKAPIKNGTLHHQVQGHHGASTVVMYPAPKGTGIIAGGPMRAVFEVMGITDIVAKSHGSSNPYNMVRATLDGLKNSTTASAVAAKRGLTVEEIFA; via the coding sequence ATGGCAAAGATTCAGGCAAGAACGCAGAACGAAGGCCCCGAGGACGGTCTGCGCGAGAAGATGATCGCGATCAACCGCGTCACCAAGGTGGTGAAGGGTGGTCGTATCCTCGGTTTCGCAGCACTCACCGTGGTCGGTGACGGCGATGGCCGCGTCGGCATGGGCAAGGGCAAGTCGAAGGAAGTGCCCGCTGCCGTGCAGAAGGCGATGGAAGAAGCCCGTCGCAACCTGTTCAAGGCTCCGATCAAGAACGGCACGCTGCACCATCAGGTGCAAGGCCACCACGGTGCCTCCACCGTCGTGATGTACCCGGCCCCCAAGGGTACCGGCATCATCGCCGGCGGCCCGATGCGCGCCGTGTTCGAAGTCATGGGCATCACCGACATCGTGGCCAAGAGCCATGGTTCGTCGAACCCCTACAACATGGTTCGCGCCACGCTCGACGGGTTGAAGAACTCGACGACCGCGTCCGCAGTGGCTGCCAAGCGTGGCCTCACCGTCGAAGAAATCTTCGCCTGA